A genomic window from Microbacterium sp. H1-D42 includes:
- a CDS encoding VOC family protein, producing MTGLTPYLLFPGNAAEALRHYESIFGGTLHLFDYASASRTDGPSDAIAHGMLLDGPVEIAGADAGKGEPSVQMAGMFFSLLGTADPETLGRWFDQLAEGGEVLDALQKRPWGDYDGTLVDRYGVRWLIGHQG from the coding sequence ATGACTGGACTGACCCCATACCTCCTGTTCCCCGGAAACGCGGCCGAGGCGCTGCGGCACTACGAGTCGATCTTCGGCGGCACGCTGCACCTGTTCGACTATGCGAGTGCCAGCCGCACAGACGGACCGAGCGACGCCATCGCGCACGGCATGCTGCTGGACGGACCGGTGGAGATCGCCGGAGCGGATGCCGGGAAAGGCGAGCCCAGCGTGCAGATGGCCGGCATGTTCTTCTCGCTGCTCGGCACGGCCGACCCGGAGACGCTCGGCCGCTGGTTCGATCAGCTCGCTGAGGGCGGCGAGGTGCTCGACGCGCTGCAGAAGCGTCCGTGGGGCGACTATGACGGCACGCTGGTCGACCGCTACGGCGTGCGCTGGCTGATCGGCCACCAGGGCTGA
- a CDS encoding pyridoxal phosphate-dependent aminotransferase — translation MTERAPLSRKLSAIAESATLKVDAKAKALKAEGKAVISYAAGEPDFATPQFIVDAAAVALADPANYRYTPAAGLPALREAIAAKTLRDSGLEVSPSQVIVTNGGKQSVYQAFQAVVNPGDEVLLPAPYWTTYPEAIRLADGIPVEVFAGADQEYKVTVEQLEAARTDRTTVLVFVSPSNPTGSVYSADETKAIAEWALEHGIWVISDEIYQNLTYEGVKATSIVEALPAIANQTILVNGVAKTYAMTGWRVGWMVGPADAIKIASNLQSHLSSNVNNVAQRGAIAALNGPQTEAEQMREAFDRRRRLIVAELSKIDGLVVPNPQGAFYVYPDVQGLLGRAWPTKDGGSFTPTTSLELADFILEQAEVAVVPGEAFGPSGYLRLSYALGDDQLLEGVQRLQRLFAS, via the coding sequence GTGACCGAACGCGCACCTCTCTCCCGCAAACTCTCCGCCATCGCCGAGTCCGCCACGCTGAAGGTGGATGCCAAGGCCAAGGCCCTCAAGGCCGAGGGCAAGGCCGTGATCTCGTACGCCGCCGGCGAGCCCGATTTCGCGACGCCGCAGTTCATCGTGGATGCTGCAGCCGTCGCTCTCGCCGACCCGGCCAACTACCGATACACCCCCGCCGCCGGCCTGCCGGCGCTGCGCGAGGCCATCGCCGCGAAGACGCTGCGCGACTCGGGCCTCGAGGTCTCCCCCAGCCAGGTGATCGTCACCAACGGCGGCAAGCAGTCGGTATACCAGGCGTTCCAGGCCGTGGTGAACCCCGGCGATGAGGTGCTGCTGCCCGCGCCGTACTGGACCACATACCCCGAGGCGATCCGCCTCGCCGACGGCATCCCCGTCGAGGTCTTCGCTGGCGCCGACCAGGAGTACAAGGTCACCGTCGAGCAGCTCGAAGCCGCGCGCACCGACCGCACCACCGTGCTGGTGTTCGTCTCGCCGTCGAACCCGACCGGTTCGGTGTACTCGGCCGATGAGACCAAGGCCATCGCCGAGTGGGCGCTCGAGCACGGCATCTGGGTGATCAGCGATGAGATCTACCAGAACCTGACCTACGAGGGCGTCAAAGCGACGTCGATCGTCGAGGCGCTGCCCGCGATCGCGAACCAGACCATTCTCGTCAACGGCGTCGCCAAGACTTACGCGATGACCGGCTGGCGCGTGGGCTGGATGGTGGGGCCGGCGGATGCCATCAAGATCGCCTCCAACCTGCAGTCGCACCTGTCGAGCAACGTGAACAACGTCGCCCAGCGCGGGGCGATCGCGGCTCTGAACGGCCCGCAGACCGAGGCCGAGCAGATGCGCGAGGCGTTCGACCGTCGCCGCCGCCTGATCGTCGCGGAGCTGTCGAAGATCGATGGGCTCGTCGTGCCGAACCCGCAGGGCGCGTTCTACGTGTACCCCGACGTGCAGGGACTGCTCGGCCGCGCCTGGCCGACGAAGGACGGCGGCAGCTTCACCCCGACGACCTCGCTCGAACTGGCCGACTTCATCCTCGAGCAGGCCGAGGTCGCTGTCGTCCCTGGCGAGGCCTTCGGCCCTTCCGGGTACCTGCGCCTGTCGTACGCGCTGGGAGATGACCAGCTGCTGGAGGGCGTGCAGCGCCTGCAGCGCCTGTTCGCGTCCTGA
- the rraA gene encoding ribonuclease E activity regulator RraA, with translation MTSTADLYDVHGDDLQSLPLQLRSFGGHPSFEGSIRTIRCFQDNALVKQILATPGDGAVLVIDGAGSLQTALMGDLIAQSAVDAGWAGVIIHGCVRDSVALAGMPLGVKALGTNPRKSAKAGAGEIDVTVEFGGVAFRPGARLYADEDGVLVER, from the coding sequence ATGACCTCCACCGCAGACCTCTACGACGTGCACGGCGACGACCTGCAGTCCCTCCCGCTGCAGCTGCGCTCCTTCGGCGGGCATCCGTCGTTCGAGGGCTCGATCCGCACCATCCGCTGCTTTCAGGACAACGCCCTCGTCAAGCAGATCCTCGCGACGCCGGGAGACGGCGCCGTGCTGGTCATCGACGGGGCAGGGTCCCTGCAGACGGCGCTGATGGGTGACCTGATCGCGCAGAGCGCGGTGGATGCCGGATGGGCGGGCGTCATCATCCACGGCTGTGTCCGTGACAGCGTCGCTCTTGCTGGGATGCCGCTCGGGGTGAAGGCGCTGGGCACGAACCCGCGCAAGAGCGCCAAAGCCGGCGCCGGCGAGATCGACGTCACCGTCGAGTTCGGCGGGGTCGCCTTCCGTCCAGGCGCGCGCCTCTACGCGGACGAGGACGGCGTGCTCGTCGAGCGGTGA
- a CDS encoding isocitrate lyase — protein sequence MTHYQDDINAIQELKQANGAGWNAIDPESAARMRAQNRFRTGLEIAQYTADIMRRDMAEYDADSSVYTQSLGVWHGFIGQQKLISIKKHLKTTNKRYLYLSGWMVAALRSEFGPLPDQSMHEKTSVPALIEELYTFLRQADARELDLLFTQLDAARAAGDETAEEFIQSQIDGYETHVVPIIADIDAGFGNPEATYLLAKKMIEAGACAIQIENQVSDEKQCGHQDGKVTVPHEDFIAKLNAVRYAFIELGIDNGIIVARTDSLGAGLTQKLAVTREPGDLGDQYNSFLDVEEIAEGDLGNGDVVIKRDGTLLRPKRLASNLYQFRSGTGEARVVLDCITSLRNGADLLWIETEKPHVEQIAAMVDAIREEIPNAKLVYNNSPSFNWTLSFRQQAYDALAEQGADVSAYDRDKLMSVEYDDTELARLADEKIRTFQRDGAARAGIFHHLITLPTYHTAALSTDDLAKGYFGDEGMLAYVKGVQRREIREGIATVKHQNMAGSDLGDNHKEYFAGEAALKAGGQHNTMNQFS from the coding sequence ATGACGCACTACCAGGACGACATCAACGCCATCCAGGAGCTCAAGCAGGCGAACGGCGCCGGCTGGAATGCCATCGACCCCGAGTCGGCGGCACGCATGCGGGCGCAGAACCGCTTCCGCACCGGCCTCGAGATCGCGCAGTACACGGCCGACATCATGCGCCGCGACATGGCCGAGTACGACGCCGACTCATCGGTCTACACCCAGTCGCTCGGCGTCTGGCACGGCTTCATCGGGCAGCAGAAGCTGATCTCGATCAAGAAGCATCTGAAGACGACGAACAAGCGCTACCTCTACCTCTCGGGGTGGATGGTCGCCGCTCTGCGCTCCGAGTTCGGACCGCTGCCCGACCAGTCGATGCACGAGAAGACCTCGGTGCCGGCGCTGATCGAAGAGCTCTACACGTTCCTTCGTCAGGCGGATGCCCGTGAGCTCGACCTGCTCTTCACGCAGCTCGATGCTGCCCGCGCGGCCGGTGACGAGACGGCCGAGGAATTCATCCAGTCGCAGATCGACGGCTACGAGACCCACGTCGTGCCGATCATCGCCGACATCGACGCCGGCTTCGGAAACCCCGAGGCGACGTACCTGCTGGCCAAGAAGATGATCGAGGCGGGCGCCTGCGCCATCCAGATCGAGAACCAGGTCTCGGACGAGAAGCAGTGCGGCCACCAGGACGGCAAGGTCACGGTGCCGCACGAGGACTTCATCGCCAAGCTCAACGCGGTCCGCTACGCATTCATCGAGCTCGGCATCGACAACGGGATCATCGTCGCCCGCACCGACTCGCTGGGCGCCGGCCTCACGCAGAAGCTCGCCGTCACACGCGAACCGGGCGACCTCGGCGACCAGTACAACTCCTTCCTCGACGTGGAGGAGATCGCGGAGGGCGACCTCGGCAACGGCGATGTGGTCATCAAGCGCGACGGCACGCTGCTGCGCCCGAAGCGTCTGGCCAGCAACCTCTACCAGTTCCGTTCTGGCACGGGTGAGGCGCGCGTCGTGCTCGACTGCATCACGTCGCTCCGCAACGGCGCCGACCTGCTGTGGATCGAGACCGAGAAGCCGCACGTGGAGCAGATCGCCGCGATGGTCGACGCCATCCGCGAGGAGATCCCGAACGCGAAGCTCGTCTACAACAACAGCCCGTCGTTCAACTGGACGCTGAGCTTCCGTCAGCAGGCGTACGACGCGCTCGCAGAGCAGGGCGCGGACGTCTCGGCGTACGACCGCGACAAGCTGATGAGCGTCGAGTACGACGACACCGAGCTGGCGCGACTGGCCGACGAGAAGATCCGCACGTTCCAGCGCGACGGTGCCGCCCGCGCCGGGATCTTCCACCACCTCATCACACTGCCGACCTACCACACGGCGGCTCTGTCGACGGATGACCTGGCGAAGGGCTACTTCGGCGACGAGGGCATGCTCGCCTACGTCAAGGGCGTGCAGCGCCGTGAGATCCGCGAGGGGATCGCGACGGTCAAGCACCAGAACATGGCGGGCAGCGACCTGGGTGACAACCACAAGGAGTACTTCGCCGGAGAGGCCGCGCTGAAGGCCGGCGGCCAGCACAACACGATGAACCAGTTCAGCTGA
- the aceB gene encoding malate synthase A, which yields MHDRFDQILTPEALAFLTELHHRFASRRHDRLADRQRARFEIGNGHDPRFRDDTAHIRADRDWRVAGAGPGLEDRRVEITGPTDPKMTINALNSGARVWLADQEDATSPTWQNVIGGQLSLRDAIRGELSYTSPGTESAPGKEYRVTAQRTPTIVMRPRGWHLTEKHVDFTDRTGRTMSASGSLVDFGLYFFHNAQALIDSGRGPYFYLAKIESSEEARLWDDIFSFSEEYIGIPHGTIRATVLIETLPAAFEMDEILYVLRDHCAGLNAGRWDYIFSIIKNYRGRGARFVLPDRSEVTMTVPFMRAYTELLVQTCHKRGAYAIGGMSAFIPNRRDPEVTAQALEKVSADKKREAGDGFDGTWVAHPDLIPAAQAEFDAILGDRPNQVDRQRDDVHVTADDLLNLHIGRPITAKGVRDNVSVAIRYIEAWLRGLGAVAIDNLMEDAATAEISRSQVWQWVHQDRTTEDGTRITVDYIEGLIDEVLAEVRPSADSDGQGDRFDDAAEIFREVSLREEFPAFLTSGAYARHLTEHS from the coding sequence ATGCACGACCGGTTCGATCAGATCCTCACGCCTGAGGCGCTCGCCTTCCTCACCGAGCTGCACCACCGCTTCGCGTCCCGCCGCCACGACCGTCTCGCCGACCGGCAGCGTGCGCGCTTCGAGATCGGCAACGGACACGACCCCCGCTTCCGCGATGACACCGCGCACATCCGCGCCGACCGTGACTGGCGCGTCGCCGGTGCGGGACCCGGGCTCGAGGACCGCCGCGTCGAGATCACCGGCCCCACCGACCCCAAGATGACGATCAACGCACTGAACTCCGGCGCACGGGTCTGGCTCGCCGACCAGGAGGACGCCACCAGCCCCACCTGGCAGAACGTCATCGGCGGTCAGCTGTCGCTGCGCGACGCCATCCGCGGCGAGCTCTCGTACACCAGCCCTGGCACCGAATCTGCACCCGGCAAGGAGTACCGCGTCACCGCCCAGCGCACGCCGACGATCGTCATGCGCCCACGCGGCTGGCACCTGACCGAGAAGCACGTGGACTTCACCGACCGCACGGGGCGGACGATGTCGGCATCCGGCTCACTGGTCGACTTCGGCCTGTACTTCTTCCACAACGCGCAGGCGCTGATCGACTCCGGCCGCGGCCCGTACTTCTACCTGGCGAAGATCGAGTCCAGCGAAGAGGCCAGGCTGTGGGACGACATCTTCTCGTTCAGCGAAGAGTACATCGGCATCCCACACGGCACGATCCGCGCGACCGTGCTCATCGAGACGTTGCCCGCCGCCTTCGAGATGGACGAGATCCTCTACGTGCTGCGCGACCACTGCGCTGGGCTCAACGCCGGACGCTGGGACTACATCTTCTCGATCATCAAGAACTACCGCGGCCGCGGCGCGCGGTTCGTGCTGCCCGACCGCAGCGAGGTGACCATGACGGTGCCGTTCATGCGCGCCTACACCGAGCTGCTCGTGCAGACCTGCCACAAGCGCGGGGCGTACGCCATCGGCGGCATGAGCGCGTTCATCCCGAACCGTCGCGACCCTGAGGTCACCGCGCAGGCACTGGAGAAGGTGTCGGCCGACAAGAAGCGCGAGGCCGGCGACGGCTTCGACGGCACCTGGGTGGCGCACCCCGACCTGATTCCCGCCGCACAGGCGGAGTTCGACGCGATCCTCGGCGATCGTCCGAACCAGGTCGACCGGCAGCGCGACGACGTGCACGTGACGGCAGACGACCTGCTGAACCTGCACATCGGCCGCCCGATCACGGCGAAGGGCGTCCGCGACAACGTGTCGGTCGCCATCCGCTACATCGAGGCGTGGCTGCGCGGCCTCGGGGCCGTCGCGATCGACAACCTCATGGAGGACGCCGCGACCGCCGAGATCAGCCGATCGCAGGTGTGGCAGTGGGTCCACCAGGACCGCACCACCGAGGACGGCACCCGGATCACCGTCGACTACATCGAGGGGCTGATCGACGAGGTGCTGGCCGAGGTCCGCCCGTCGGCGGACTCCGACGGCCAGGGCGATCGCTTCGACGATGCTGCGGAGATCTTCCGCGAGGTGTCGCTGCGCGAAGAGTTCCCGGCGTTCCTGACCAGCGGAGCCTACGCCAGGCACCTCACCGAGCACAGCTGA
- a CDS encoding XRE family transcriptional regulator: protein MTLAEAVEEPDALTIGRRIRQLRTARGMTLEDLAALIERAPSQVSMFETGKREPKLTLLQAIARALGTTLDGLLEGEPLDERSTMEIALERAMKGQTFQALGIPGFRIGKSIPDEALGAMLALHGEIERLRDERAATPEEARRANVELRDLMRTQDNYFADLEKHAAEILAAVGHPGGPITQRTASEIAAHLGFTLHYAADLPQTTRSVADLAHGRLYLSSSIPAKGDARTAVLQALSSRILGHGEPRSYAEFLRQRVETNYLTGALLVPEAHVVPVLQEAKSRRAISIEDLRDAYSVSYETAAHRFTNLATRHLDIPVHFLKVHESGTITKAYENDDVNFPTDRLGSIEGQMCCRKWTSRVVFDVEDRFNPYYQYTDTGNGTYWCTARVEPSSEGLHSVSVGVRFDDTRWFVGRDTNNRGVSKHSVEVCCRRAPADLEDRWRQNSWPNVRTPRTLLATLPTGAFPGVDTTDVYEFLEAHAPR from the coding sequence ATGACCCTCGCCGAAGCGGTAGAAGAACCGGACGCCCTCACGATCGGGCGCCGCATCCGACAGCTGCGCACAGCGCGGGGAATGACCCTCGAAGATCTCGCGGCGCTGATCGAGCGGGCTCCCAGCCAGGTGTCGATGTTCGAGACCGGAAAGCGCGAGCCGAAGCTCACCCTGCTGCAGGCGATCGCCCGCGCGCTCGGGACGACGCTCGACGGTCTGCTCGAGGGGGAGCCGCTCGACGAGCGCAGCACCATGGAGATCGCGCTCGAACGGGCCATGAAGGGGCAGACCTTCCAGGCGCTCGGCATCCCCGGCTTCCGCATCGGCAAGTCGATCCCCGATGAGGCGCTCGGTGCCATGCTCGCCCTGCATGGCGAGATAGAGCGGCTGCGGGATGAGCGCGCCGCGACGCCGGAAGAGGCCCGCCGCGCCAACGTCGAACTGCGCGATCTCATGCGCACGCAGGACAACTACTTCGCCGACCTCGAGAAGCACGCGGCCGAGATCCTCGCCGCCGTGGGGCACCCGGGCGGTCCGATCACCCAGCGCACCGCATCCGAGATCGCCGCGCACCTCGGCTTCACCCTGCACTACGCCGCCGACCTGCCGCAGACCACCCGCAGCGTGGCCGACCTGGCGCACGGACGGCTGTATCTCTCCAGCAGCATCCCGGCGAAGGGCGATGCCAGAACGGCCGTGCTGCAGGCGCTGTCCAGTCGCATCCTCGGTCACGGCGAGCCGCGCAGCTACGCCGAGTTCCTGCGTCAGCGGGTCGAGACGAACTACCTCACCGGGGCGCTGCTGGTGCCAGAGGCGCACGTCGTCCCGGTGCTGCAGGAGGCGAAGTCACGCCGCGCCATCTCGATCGAGGACCTGCGCGACGCCTATTCGGTGTCGTACGAGACGGCGGCGCACCGCTTCACGAACCTGGCCACCCGTCACCTCGACATCCCGGTGCACTTCCTGAAGGTGCACGAGTCGGGCACAATCACCAAGGCCTATGAGAACGACGACGTGAACTTCCCGACCGATCGGCTCGGCTCCATCGAGGGGCAGATGTGCTGCCGCAAGTGGACCAGCCGCGTGGTGTTCGATGTCGAGGACCGGTTCAATCCGTACTACCAGTACACCGACACCGGCAACGGCACCTACTGGTGCACGGCACGCGTGGAGCCGTCAAGCGAGGGGCTGCACTCGGTCAGCGTGGGTGTGCGCTTCGACGACACGAGATGGTTCGTCGGCCGCGACACGAACAACCGCGGCGTCTCGAAGCACTCCGTCGAGGTGTGCTGCCGCCGGGCGCCTGCCGACCTCGAAGACCGGTGGCGGCAGAACTCCTGGCCCAATGTGCGCACCCCGCGCACTCTGCTGGCGACCCTGCCGACCGGGGCATTTCCCGGTGTCGACACCACCGACGTGTACGAGTTCCTCGAGGCGCACGCCCCGCGCTGA
- a CDS encoding PucR family transcriptional regulator yields MEPPLHPTLRTLLARRDLRLALVSEERMLADGALDQPMRWVHSSDLVDPTPFLADDLVLLTTGTQFPSGDHEGIAAYVERLVQRGVNGLGFGSGVHSQGIPPELVAACQARGLPLFEVPYDVPFIAIARGHAEAIAAQTYARRTWALEAQRALAIAALRPRGLESALTELSRRLGCWVGLFDATGLVVHEHPIGAGGATPAISEAASALLQRGSSASRAFDDAEAPHTLFTLGRTGHLRGAIAIAASAHDAETRAVVTSVIAMAGLSMEQGVVLARERRRLNAQLLESLLTDDPTLARRVLGSLPAAPIVVAVGDAAQAAAVTEWWDRRRSEGTASFLAVGPEGLTICISAAAEGAFDELAAQLGVRVGVSAASDYRSFSQAHAQAVTALGRGTSGVTRYADAAGSGMLDALASEESRLLAAARLAPLRVHDAKAGSDLEATLRSWLEHDARIDAAADAMGVHRHTIRARIAQAAQVLGVDLSSFPARAELWAALQLAATG; encoded by the coding sequence ATGGAACCGCCACTCCACCCCACGCTGCGCACGCTGCTGGCCCGCCGCGATCTGCGCCTCGCGCTGGTCTCGGAGGAGCGGATGCTGGCGGACGGCGCCCTGGATCAGCCGATGCGCTGGGTGCACAGCTCCGACCTCGTCGACCCCACCCCTTTCCTGGCCGACGACCTGGTGCTGCTGACCACGGGCACGCAGTTCCCCTCCGGCGACCATGAAGGCATCGCGGCGTACGTCGAACGCCTCGTGCAGCGCGGCGTGAACGGGTTGGGCTTCGGCTCTGGGGTGCACAGTCAGGGCATCCCGCCCGAGCTGGTCGCCGCGTGTCAGGCACGGGGCCTGCCGCTGTTCGAGGTGCCGTACGACGTGCCGTTCATCGCGATCGCCCGCGGCCACGCCGAGGCGATCGCCGCGCAGACCTATGCCCGCCGGACCTGGGCGCTGGAAGCGCAGCGTGCGCTGGCGATCGCGGCGCTGCGCCCGCGCGGGCTCGAGTCGGCGCTCACCGAGCTGTCCCGCCGACTCGGATGCTGGGTGGGGCTGTTCGATGCCACCGGGCTCGTCGTGCACGAGCATCCGATCGGCGCAGGCGGTGCGACGCCGGCGATCAGCGAGGCGGCGAGCGCTCTGCTGCAGCGGGGCAGCTCGGCCAGCCGCGCCTTCGACGATGCCGAAGCGCCGCACACCCTGTTCACCCTGGGGCGCACCGGGCACCTGCGCGGGGCCATCGCGATCGCCGCCTCGGCACACGATGCCGAGACGCGGGCGGTCGTCACCTCGGTCATCGCCATGGCGGGACTCTCGATGGAGCAGGGCGTCGTGCTCGCCCGGGAGCGGCGACGACTGAACGCACAGCTGCTGGAATCGTTGCTGACCGATGACCCGACGCTCGCCCGCCGCGTGCTCGGATCGCTGCCCGCCGCACCGATCGTCGTGGCCGTCGGCGACGCCGCGCAGGCGGCCGCCGTGACGGAGTGGTGGGATCGGCGGCGATCCGAGGGCACGGCCTCGTTCCTGGCGGTCGGCCCCGAAGGCCTGACGATCTGCATCTCGGCGGCCGCCGAGGGCGCGTTCGACGAGCTGGCCGCTCAATTGGGTGTGCGGGTGGGCGTGTCAGCAGCATCCGACTACCGCTCGTTCTCGCAGGCGCACGCGCAGGCCGTCACCGCGCTGGGGCGCGGCACCAGCGGCGTGACGCGATACGCGGACGCCGCAGGCTCAGGGATGCTGGATGCGCTGGCATCCGAGGAATCACGCCTGCTGGCAGCAGCGCGACTCGCGCCGCTGCGGGTGCACGATGCCAAGGCGGGGTCGGATCTGGAAGCCACGCTGCGCTCCTGGCTGGAGCACGACGCGCGCATCGACGCCGCCGCCGATGCGATGGGCGTGCACAGACACACCATTCGCGCGCGGATCGCCCAGGCAGCGCAGGTGCTCGGCGTCGACCTGTCGTCGTTCCCCGCTCGCGCTGAGCTGTGGGCCGCGCTGCAGCTGGCCGCCACGGGCTGA
- the gabT gene encoding 4-aminobutyrate--2-oxoglutarate transaminase, whose product MTLTDETSTIPAGGPTLEQVRRIVTALPGPRSAEILARKSDAVAAGVAHSMPISVVAAGGGVVVDADGNSLIDLGSGIAVTSVGNAHPKVAAAVAAQVAQFTHTCFMISPYESYVDVAEALNRLTPGDFAKKSALFNSGAEAVENAIKIARKHTGRQAVVAFDHGYHGRTNLTMALTAKSMPYKSGFGPFAPEVYRVPGSYPFRDGLTGPEAAARAITLIEKQVGADNLAAVIIEPIQGEGGFIVPADGFLDAVVSWCRENGVVFIADEVQTGFARTGAMFASEILGIEPDLVTTAKGIAGGLPLAAVTGRAEMMDAAHAGGLGGTYGGNPIACAAAIASIDAFENDGLIERAQQIGSILTARLETMQAADPRIGEVRGFGAMIAAEFVDAETGAPDAALTAAVAKACVAEGVIVLTCGTFGNVIRFLPPLSIGDDLLAEGLDVVAAALAAA is encoded by the coding sequence ATGACCCTCACCGACGAGACCTCCACCATTCCCGCCGGCGGACCCACCCTCGAGCAGGTCCGTCGCATCGTCACGGCCCTGCCGGGGCCGCGCTCCGCAGAGATCCTCGCGCGCAAGTCGGATGCTGTCGCCGCAGGCGTCGCGCACTCGATGCCCATCTCCGTCGTCGCCGCAGGCGGCGGCGTGGTCGTGGATGCCGATGGCAACTCGCTCATCGACCTGGGCTCCGGCATCGCCGTGACCAGCGTCGGCAACGCGCACCCCAAGGTCGCAGCGGCCGTCGCAGCGCAGGTCGCGCAGTTCACGCACACCTGCTTCATGATCTCGCCGTACGAGTCGTACGTCGACGTCGCCGAGGCGCTGAACCGTCTCACCCCCGGCGACTTCGCCAAGAAGAGCGCCCTGTTCAACTCGGGTGCAGAGGCCGTCGAGAACGCGATCAAGATCGCCCGCAAGCACACCGGTCGTCAGGCCGTCGTCGCCTTCGATCACGGATACCACGGCCGCACGAACCTCACGATGGCGCTGACTGCCAAGTCGATGCCTTACAAGTCCGGCTTCGGGCCGTTCGCCCCCGAGGTCTACCGCGTGCCTGGTTCGTACCCGTTCCGCGACGGGCTGACCGGCCCCGAGGCCGCCGCACGCGCGATCACCCTGATCGAGAAGCAGGTCGGCGCCGACAACCTCGCCGCTGTCATCATCGAGCCCATCCAGGGCGAGGGCGGGTTCATCGTGCCGGCCGACGGCTTCCTCGATGCCGTCGTGTCCTGGTGCCGCGAGAACGGCGTCGTCTTCATCGCCGACGAGGTGCAGACCGGCTTCGCCCGCACCGGTGCCATGTTCGCCAGCGAGATCCTCGGCATCGAGCCCGACCTGGTCACCACGGCCAAGGGCATCGCCGGCGGGCTTCCACTGGCAGCCGTCACCGGACGTGCCGAGATGATGGACGCCGCACACGCCGGCGGCCTCGGCGGCACCTACGGCGGCAACCCGATCGCGTGCGCCGCGGCGATCGCCTCGATCGACGCGTTCGAGAACGATGGCCTCATCGAGCGGGCGCAGCAGATCGGCAGCATCCTCACGGCCCGCCTCGAGACGATGCAGGCAGCTGACCCTCGCATCGGCGAGGTGCGCGGCTTCGGAGCGATGATCGCGGCCGAGTTCGTCGACGCCGAGACCGGTGCCCCGGATGCCGCGCTCACCGCCGCTGTGGCGAAGGCGTGCGTCGCAGAGGGCGTGATCGTGCTGACCTGCGGCACCTTCGGCAACGTCATCCGCTTCCTGCCCCCGCTGAGCATCGGCGACGATCTGCTGGCCGAAGGCCTCGACGTCGTCGCCGCCGCGCTCGCCGCGGCCTGA